A stretch of Bombus huntii isolate Logan2020A chromosome 7, iyBomHunt1.1, whole genome shotgun sequence DNA encodes these proteins:
- the LOC126868133 gene encoding ataxin-2 homolog — MLVNYAFVSVVSGKTKVAAQQSTLNACMSVLLLLTVPACLAQFSIQGPSDGNRVAQGLRIEEGKGIQYTDQNESNEGGFSITGATDGNAQIQGASDGHSNFQIHGASRGPAESYNVQGPSAGSYNIQGSTDGHSHSIIQGSYDGNSGSAKSLQYNDPSGLRVNWRSFDRQPQPRAQQTAQYSEAAIASAPRAPHRQRAHAPRQPQPPPQPEPFALQQSRPLDNAPTQIKQLLQLQAQLPYVNIIPEPYRYENLLASQGNQRPEYQPEYQPEYQPRYQPEAQEEPAPSPRRPAYRGKPRGPPRQRRQAPQYRPEAPAAQQQQHRRLPQPPAEPQIKYNPNLPPQLQQLLKYQAETPYINLIPEQYRFNPEPAAQMQVEQVRNYYQDLLRQQPTSPTVHTVPPVVAPAPQRIRGPPQDPQSGSAYSRPRRQAPHQRQLRPQQLPAEPVPQYSTNVPGQIQSLLKYQAQIPYNIIANQIDYRLDKPYVPQPIKPTGAPEVQYQPPNQYQSQSQYQGQSQYQEQNQYQSPNQYQNQNQYQSQIQSPDAYQGQSSGYSQVYASQSQYTQAQFGAQEPEHGVRPVTERQY, encoded by the exons ATGCTGGTGAATTATGCATTTGTGTCTGTGGTCAGTGGAAAAACGAAAGTTGCAGCGCAGCAAAGTACATTGAACGCGTGTATGAGT GTTCTTTTGTTACTAACAGTTCCAGCGTGCTTGGCACAATTCTCGATACAAGGACCCAGTGACGGGAATCGAGTCGCCCAGGGTTTACGAATAGAGGAAGGGAAAGGAATCCAATACACAGATCAAAACG aATCAAACGAAGGTGGCTTTAGTATTACAGGCGCAACAGACGGTAATGCTCAAATACAAGGTGCTAGCGATGGTCAttctaattttcaaattcacgGTGCCAGTCGCGGCCCAGCGGAAAGTTACAATGTACAAGGACCTAGTGCAGGGTCATACAACATCCAAGGATCAACGGATGGACATAGTCATTCAATTATTCAAGGCTCCTACGATGGTAATTCAGGGTCTGCGAAATCTCTTCAATATAATGATCCCAGTG GACTAAGAGTGAACTGGAGATCATTTGATCGACAACCACAGCCAAGAGCGCAGCAGACAGCACAATACTCGGAAGCTGCAATTGCAAGTGCACCAAGAGCGCCACATCGGCAAAGGGCTCATGCACCAAGGCAACCGCAACCACCACCACAACCCGAACCATTTGCTTTACAACAATCGAGGCCTTTGGATAATGCACCTACGCAAATCAAGCAACTTCTCCAATTGCAAGCACAACTTCCATACGTTAATATCATTCCTGAACCATATAG atatgaaaatttgttagCATCACAAGGTAATCAACGACCTGAGTATCAACCTGAATATCAACCTGAGTATCAACCTCGGTATCAACCCGAAGCCCAAGAGGAACCGGCCCCTTCACCACGACGACCAGCTTATCGTGGAAAACCACGTGGTCCGCCTAGACAGAGGCGACAGGCGCCACAATACAGACCGGAAGCTCCTGCTGcacagcaacagcaacaccGCAGACTTCCGCAACCACCGGCTGAACctcaaattaaatataatcccAATCTTCCGCCTCAGCTTCAACAACTATTGAAATACCAGGCCGAAACTCCGTATATCAACTTAATTCCTGAACAATACAg ATTTAATCCTGAGCCAGCCGCCCAAATGCAGGTAGAGCAGGTCCGTAACTACTACCAAGATCTTTTAAGACAGCAACCAACATCTCCTACCGTACACACAGTACCGCCAGTGGTCGCGCCTGCCCCACAACGAATACGAGGTCCACCACAAGATCCGCAATCAGGTTCGGCATATTCTAGACCAAGAAGACAAGCTCCACATCAACGACAGCTACGACCGCAACAACTACCAGCTGAACCAGTACCACAATATTCCACCAATGTTCCTGGTCAAATTCAGAGTTTATTGAAATACCAAGCACAAATTCCTTATAACATTATCGCTAATCAAATCGATTATCGTCTTGACAAGCCATACGTGCCTCAACCAATTAAACCTACTGGCGCTCCAGAAGTTCAATATCAACCTCCAAATCAATATCAAAGTCAAAGTCAATATCAAGGACAGAGTCAATATCAAGAACAAAATCAATATCAAAGTCCAAATCAGTATCAAAATCAAAACCAATATCAAAGCCAGATTCAATCACCAGACGCGTACCAAGGTCAATCAAGTGGATATAGCCAAGTCTATGCATCGCAGTCACAGTATACTCAGGCTCAATTTGGAGCACAAGAACCTGAGCATGGAGTTCGTCCTGTTACCGAAAGACAATATTGA